A single window of Girardinichthys multiradiatus isolate DD_20200921_A chromosome 15, DD_fGirMul_XY1, whole genome shotgun sequence DNA harbors:
- the insm1a gene encoding insulinoma-associated protein 1a, whose translation MPRGFLVKRNKKTPPVSYRVRSEEEEAGRPVADAPPRLSSIPLRAQTCGAAATAPEPDPAAKPVQFGNPETVYQILYSPTRPVSQDHERSSERRFSLGSPVSAESFPTPAALTALDHLFAPVDLKIGSSSSSSSAAAAGTLPTAGAKRPAGDAERRGKAPSSKKTKAIRKLHFEDDVTTSPVLGLKIKEAPVEHNTAGEERPLLGGFVCQLCREAYQNPFSLAQHKCSRIVRVEYRCPECDKVFSCPANLASHRRWHKPKPQSGTHSESAASGKDCSDRDSSSPEPSESGSEDGLYDCPRCGKRFKRQAYLRKHLASHHGSQKPAELQQEEKDPKSCGTGAGPLNLSASSCHACPVCGESFSSRGGQERHLRLLHSAQVFPCKYCPALFHSSPGLTRHINKCHPSESRQVILLQVPLRPAC comes from the coding sequence ATGCCCAGAGGCTTCCTGGTGAAAAGGAACAAGAAGACCCCCCCGGTGTCTTACCGGGTCCGCTCCGAGGAGGAGGAAGCGGGACGACCTGTCGCTGATGCGCCGCCGCGTCTCTCCTCCATCCCGCTGCGCGCACAGACCTGCGGGGCGGCGGCCACTGCTCCGGAACCAGATCCGGCCGCCAAGCCCGTGCAGTTCGGGAATCCGGAGACTGTGTACCAGATTCTCTACAGCCCCACCCGGCCCGTCAGCCAGGACCATGAGCGTTCCTCGGAGCGGCGCTTTAGCCTTGGCTCTCCGGTCTCAGCAGAGTCCTTCCCCACGCCTGCGGCTCTCACCGCGCTGGACCACCTGTTCGCCCCGGTGGACTTGAAGATCggctccagcagcagcagcagcagcgcggCGGCCGCCGGGACGCTCCCCACCGCAGGCGCCAAGCGGCCGGCAGGTGACGCGGAGCGGAGAGGCAAAGCGCCTAGCTCCAAGAAGACCAAAGCTATCCGGAAACTGCACTTTGAGGACGACGTAACCACGTCCCCGGTCCTAGGGCTGAAGATCAAGGAGGCTCCGGTGGAGCACAATACGGCCGGGGAAGAGCGCCCCCTGCTGGGAGGCTTTGTCTGCCAGCTGTGCCGCGAAGCCTACCAAAACCCATTCTCTCTGGCCCAGCACAAGTGTTCCAGGATAGTTCGGGTCGAGTACAGGTGTCCCGAGTGTGACAAGGTGTTCAGCTGCCCGGCCAACCTGGCCTCCCACCGGCGGTGGCACAAACCAAAGCCGCAGAGCGGGACGCACAGCGAGTCGGCCGCGTCCGGCAAGGACTGCAGCGACAGGGATTCATCCAGCCCCGAACCGTCCGAGTCCGGTTCTGAGGACGGACTGTATGACTGTCCTCGGTGTGGGAAAAGATTCAAGCGCCAGGCGTacctgaggaagcacctggcgTCTCATCACGGTTCCCAGAAACCCGCAGAGCTGCAGCAGGAAGAGAAGGACCCGAAGAGCTGCGGGACCGGCGCGGGGCCACTTAACCTGAGCGCGTCCTCCTGCCACGCGTGTCCCGTGTGCGGGGAGAGCTTCAGCAGCAGGGGCGGCCAGGAGCGCCATCTCCGCCTGCTGCACTCCGCTCAGGTGTTTCCCTGCAAATATTGCCCCGCCCTGTTCCACAGCTCCCCGGGACTCACCCGACACATCAACAAGTGCCACCCGTCCGAGAGCCGCCAGGTGATCCTGCTGCAGGTGCCGCTGCGTCCCGCCTGCTGA